Proteins from one Mytilus galloprovincialis chromosome 11, xbMytGall1.hap1.1, whole genome shotgun sequence genomic window:
- the LOC143052199 gene encoding uncharacterized protein LOC143052199: MSFDSAMVHYSSEDNKPCCKFCGKKFAQSSYIKAHMRLHTGEKPFACSFCPKRFSDCSNWKKHERIHIRQLGIKVDTPPPPQRTESSKSKPVLISPPIKVKQEQIVGFQCKLCGKAFANASSLTTHKRIHSGERPYRCGICGKSFTQIGTLRTHERVHTGEKPYICKICGQTFAQSGSFRMHERRHMMEMLHQCPLCPIKFANYEDAKRHLATHSEMAESKMAEGSQGTGESPDALSPHIDTFSPRSSHADQVSSPLFPFPPQIPTFVTAGSVCLPVSLTTNSNIPTPVSILQSQALNLQARSFAEFYHKPFTPNMGMSVADRVANENSDTDVVSTTTCRNRKYSSDSHTSRSMSTPDGTNHNHDNEDTKKPNMDSDAYINEINHKTSENSSVTSEHSDNVGSDEPGMINRTNLHSKLRGSSNSRKQRYPQRRYSSSVTIDPVTSTQPSTSYISVETSSNMSGEMTEDEGRDEVNTSQKQYRCNHCHIIYEDCTLYLLHNGFHSHDTDPFKCVICRKSCRDRIEFNCHLTSHLK, from the coding sequence ATGTCATTTGATTCAGCCATGGTTCACTATAGTTCCGAAGACAACAAGCCATGCTGCAAGTTCTGTGGTAAAAAGTTTGCCCAGTCGAGCTACATTAAGGCTCATATGAGACTACATACCGGTGAGAAGCCATTTGCCTGCTCATTTTGTCCAAAAAGATTTAGTGATTGTAGTAACTGGAAGAAACATGAACGTATTCATATTCGTCAACTTGGAATTAAAGTCGATACACCTCCCCCACCTCAAAGAACTGAGTCCTCAAAATCTAAACCAGTTTTAATTTCTCCACCAATTAAGGTAAAACAAGAACAGATAGTTGGGTTTCAGTGCAAACTTTGTGGTAAAGCTTTCGCCAACGCCAGTAGCTTGACAACACATAAAAGAATACATAGTGGAGAGCGACCCTACCGTTGTGGAATTTGTGGCAAATCATTCACGCAGATAGGAACACTAAGAACTCACGAACGTGTTCATACAGGAGAAAAACCGTACATTTGTAAAATTTGTGGTCAGACATTTGCACAAAGTGGAAGTTTTCGCATGCACGAACGCAGGCACATGATGGAAATGTTGCACCAATGTCCGCTATGTCCAATTAAATTTGCAAATTATGAAGATGCCAAACGTCACCTAGCAACCCATTCAGAAATGGCAGAGTCCAAAATGGCAGAGGGATCCCAGGGTACTGGGGAATCACCAGATGCCTTATCACCACACATTGATACATTTTCACCGAGAAGCAGTCATGCAGATCAAGTCTCGTCTCCTCTTTTTCCATTTCCACCACAGATACCAACATTTGTGACAGCAGGATCTGTCTGTTTACCAGTTAGTTTAACCACAAACAGCAACATACCAACACCGGTCAGCATTTTACAGTCACAAGCATTAAATTTACAAGCCAGATCTTTTGCTGAGTTTTACCATAAACCATTCACCCCAAATATGGGCATGTCTGTTGCTGACCGTGTAGCCAATGAAAACAGTGACACTGATGTTGTTAGTACAACTACTTGTCGGAACAGAAAATATAGTTCCGACTCTCATACTTCCAGATCTATGTCTACCCCTGATGGAACaaaccataatcatgataatgaggATACTAAAAAACCCAACATGGATTCAGATGCTTACATAAATGAAATTAACCATAAAACATCGGAAAACTCCAGTGTAACCAGTGAGCACTCTGATAATGTTGGCAGCGATGAACCTGGCATGATAAATCGTACAAATCTACATTCAAAGCTACGTGGATCATCAAACTCAAGAAAGCAGAGGTATCCACAAAGAAGATACAGTTCAAGCGTCACCATTGATCCCGTCACATCAACTCAACCCAGTACCAGTTACATATCAGTAGAAACCAGTTCAAATATGTCTGGGGAGATGACCGAGGATGAGGGAAGAGATGAGGTCAACACGTCACAGAAGCAGTATCGTTGTAATCATTGTCATATTATTTATGAAGATTGTACACTTTATCTGCTTCATAATGGGTTTCATTCACATGATACTGACCCATTTAAATGTGTCATCTGTCGAAAGTCCTGTCGAGACAGGATTGAATTTAATTGCCATTTGACCAGTCATCTGAAgtag